The following proteins are co-located in the Halarcobacter sp. genome:
- a CDS encoding MFS transporter: protein MFEQNKFSIMTISSLFFAITFLAIGYGMILTFIGVYLKEMGVNDIAIAIINASFFLGAVGSSIFSQSIISSVGHIRSFATFAAIMVISFLLHSVFFNEYLWAILRAISGFSFYSLLIILESWLNEKSTQDSRGKVLAIYTIIFYLSTALGQLFLNVDENFKQSIFTIGSVLILFSILFISLTKIKEPDLKPFERISIPKVYSVVPLATTSSFLGGFIVGSFFTMAPVYILTKFNSIEIVSYFMSIAILGGLISQWPVGILSDKWGRRKLISWVAAITAITSILFLFTQDNITYIYICAFLLGLTIFTIYPLSVARANDVLDEDSDLLEISRTLLFTYGIGSFIGPLVIGILLKYYEYSMFVLYFAIGIYLTFYALSKKRIADDERSTFVNFPVTSGPELTMLDPRIDEEEIGEEEVKEEENKTEESSKN, encoded by the coding sequence ATGTTTGAACAAAACAAATTCTCTATTATGACAATATCTTCCCTATTTTTTGCAATAACTTTTTTAGCAATTGGTTATGGTATGATTTTAACATTTATTGGTGTATATTTAAAAGAGATGGGAGTAAATGATATAGCTATTGCTATAATTAATGCTTCATTCTTTTTAGGTGCTGTAGGCTCTTCAATATTTAGTCAAAGTATTATTTCAAGTGTTGGGCATATCAGAAGTTTTGCTACATTTGCAGCAATTATGGTTATCTCATTTTTATTACATTCTGTTTTTTTTAATGAATATTTATGGGCAATACTAAGGGCAATTTCTGGTTTCTCTTTTTATAGTTTATTAATTATCTTAGAAAGTTGGTTAAATGAAAAAAGTACACAAGATTCAAGAGGTAAAGTATTAGCTATTTATACAATTATTTTTTATCTCTCAACAGCATTAGGACAACTATTTTTAAATGTTGATGAAAACTTTAAACAATCTATTTTTACAATAGGTTCTGTACTTATACTTTTTTCTATTCTTTTTATTTCCTTAACAAAAATTAAAGAACCAGACCTAAAACCATTTGAAAGAATCTCAATCCCTAAAGTGTATTCAGTTGTACCTCTTGCTACAACTTCTAGTTTTCTAGGAGGATTTATAGTTGGTTCTTTTTTTACAATGGCACCAGTTTATATCCTTACAAAATTTAATTCAATTGAGATTGTTTCATATTTTATGTCAATTGCAATTCTTGGTGGATTAATATCTCAATGGCCAGTAGGAATATTATCTGATAAATGGGGAAGAAGAAAACTTATATCATGGGTAGCAGCAATAACTGCAATAACTTCGATTCTATTTCTATTTACCCAAGATAACATCACATATATCTATATTTGTGCATTTTTATTAGGTCTAACAATCTTTACAATATATCCTTTAAGCGTTGCTAGGGCCAATGACGTTTTAGATGAAGATAGTGATTTACTTGAAATCAGCAGAACACTACTATTTACTTATGGTATTGGTTCTTTTATAGGACCTCTTGTAATTGGTATACTACTAAAATATTATGAATACTCTATGTTTGTACTATATTTTGCAATTGGTATTTATCTGACATTTTATGCTTTATCTAAGAAAAGAATTGCAGATGATGAAAGAAGTACATTCGTTAATTTTCCTGTTACATCTGGTCCTGAGTTAACAATGCTAGACCCAAGAATTGATGAAGAAGAGATAGGGGAAGAAGAAGTAAAAGAGGAAGAGAATAAAACCGAAGAGAGTAGTAAGAATTA